Proteins co-encoded in one Trueperella abortisuis genomic window:
- a CDS encoding phage/plasmid primase, P4 family, whose translation MNTYQRAKELYAAGISIVPILQYDPERGDKRPAISWKNLQTQRLASTDIDTWFATGEYGIGVIMGHISGGLMMIELEGKAANTLTDLITLANDSGLADLWHRMFGWWETTPTGGYHWYIYAPDNTHGNRKLARTADGRVLAETRENGGYSVVAPLDGEHFHHTGKGAWSLLQGGPTTAGTFTLDELDDLLTVFRTLDQTPTPQPTQTPVVRDPHTGVTPGDDYETRTTWADILTPHGWAPVFTRGNETFWRRPGKTTGISASTGHATDRDRLYIWSTSTAFEAETPYTKFGAYCVAPETKILTADLTWVEAGTVKEGDELVGIDEYPTQKHGKRKLRVATVEAAETRILPCYELELENGLKIVCTDEHPWLASSAGKGGNMRWIQTQNLRKGQRISTLIDGTWETANDFDSGWLSGMYDGEGWTSRGNVGLSQKDGPIAQKAIALLKERGFQPNIKQHQNDGVINILIQTIGEGMRLLGSLQPTRLVDKRSWVGRGAWTQAVPNATVKSVKFVGEREVAAFMTDTRTFIAEGLVSHNTVLEHDGNHTAAAKQLAKEGYGRQAEHVRDTTGLDAWITHKHTDTHTHTHTDTDTHTDTVPEAAATPTPTITEPDTYTRTDDGNALRFADTYTPTFKYINEHGKWAHWDGHKWDLDGGDAKAIEAARHLARNLPVDDKADQTHRKHSLSNTAIRAMLALARNTQGIYTSITQYDADPYLLNTPKGTIDLHTGQLTPPNPNTLCLRSTTTAPNPNCPTPRWNQFLDQIFMNDTHLITYIQRFFGQAIIGQTKEQLLPFFYGTGANGKTTMLNVLQTILGTGQTGYSTTSPAEILTATNRHPTEIAALSGVRLAVVSELEEGQRIAEAKTKELTGGDTLTARFMGKDFFTFTPTHTIVALTNTTLETPGGGSPALWRRVRLIPFLYVVPKPERNPNLENELLQEAPGILQWVINGTLDYLTHGLPDPAAVTRATVDYEADQNTVRQFLTEVCTLHETNKDLFQAPVPKVRAAYERWCEQNGYTPVAPIVFGRRMKREGVENKVGHRARFYVGLSLPDDSLQEALDE comes from the coding sequence TTGAACACATACCAGAGAGCAAAAGAGCTCTACGCGGCTGGCATCTCCATCGTCCCCATTCTCCAATATGACCCGGAACGTGGCGACAAAAGGCCCGCCATCAGCTGGAAAAACCTCCAAACCCAGCGCCTGGCCAGCACCGATATAGACACATGGTTCGCCACCGGCGAATACGGCATCGGTGTCATCATGGGCCACATCTCAGGCGGCCTGATGATGATCGAACTCGAAGGCAAAGCCGCCAACACCCTCACTGACCTAATCACCCTCGCCAACGACTCCGGCCTGGCAGACCTCTGGCACCGCATGTTCGGCTGGTGGGAAACCACCCCCACCGGGGGCTACCACTGGTACATCTACGCCCCCGACAACACCCATGGTAACCGTAAGCTCGCCCGCACCGCCGACGGCCGCGTTCTCGCTGAGACCCGTGAAAACGGCGGCTACAGCGTCGTCGCACCCCTCGACGGGGAGCACTTCCACCACACCGGCAAAGGCGCATGGAGCCTCCTCCAAGGAGGCCCCACCACCGCAGGAACCTTCACCCTCGACGAGCTCGACGACCTCCTCACCGTTTTCCGCACCCTCGACCAAACACCCACACCACAACCCACACAAACCCCGGTAGTACGCGACCCGCACACTGGTGTCACGCCCGGGGATGACTACGAGACGCGCACCACCTGGGCAGATATTCTCACCCCCCACGGCTGGGCCCCCGTCTTCACCCGCGGCAACGAAACCTTCTGGCGCCGCCCCGGCAAAACCACCGGCATCAGCGCCTCCACCGGCCACGCCACCGACCGCGACCGCCTCTACATATGGTCCACCTCCACCGCCTTCGAGGCCGAAACCCCGTACACAAAATTCGGGGCATACTGTGTCGCGCCAGAAACTAAAATCCTGACAGCCGACCTCACGTGGGTAGAAGCAGGAACCGTAAAAGAAGGTGATGAACTCGTTGGAATCGATGAATACCCCACACAGAAACACGGAAAGAGAAAACTCCGAGTCGCAACAGTTGAAGCAGCAGAAACCCGCATTTTGCCTTGTTATGAACTAGAGCTTGAAAACGGACTCAAGATCGTATGCACAGATGAACATCCATGGCTTGCTTCATCAGCCGGCAAGGGCGGAAACATGCGCTGGATCCAAACGCAAAACCTACGTAAAGGCCAACGCATCAGCACGCTAATCGACGGCACGTGGGAAACCGCGAACGATTTCGATAGCGGCTGGCTTTCCGGAATGTATGACGGCGAAGGTTGGACATCCCGCGGTAATGTCGGACTCTCCCAAAAAGATGGCCCGATAGCACAAAAAGCAATCGCTCTACTCAAAGAACGTGGGTTCCAGCCCAATATCAAGCAGCACCAAAACGATGGCGTTATCAACATTCTCATTCAGACCATTGGAGAAGGAATGCGCCTCTTAGGGTCCCTCCAACCTACCCGCCTCGTAGACAAACGTAGTTGGGTTGGTCGAGGAGCCTGGACCCAGGCCGTCCCCAACGCAACCGTGAAAAGCGTGAAATTCGTTGGAGAACGGGAAGTTGCCGCATTTATGACCGACACTAGGACCTTTATCGCTGAAGGTCTCGTTTCGCATAATACTGTCCTCGAACACGACGGTAACCACACCGCCGCAGCCAAGCAGCTCGCCAAGGAGGGCTACGGCCGGCAGGCTGAACACGTGCGGGACACGACCGGGTTGGACGCATGGATCACCCACAAACACACTGACACTCACACTCACACTCACACTGACACTGACACTCACACTGACACTGTGCCTGAGGCTGCAGCCACGCCCACGCCGACCATCACAGAGCCCGACACCTACACGCGCACCGACGACGGCAACGCCCTCCGCTTCGCCGACACCTACACGCCCACCTTCAAATACATCAACGAACACGGCAAATGGGCGCACTGGGACGGCCACAAATGGGACCTCGACGGAGGCGACGCCAAAGCAATCGAAGCCGCACGCCACCTCGCCCGCAACCTCCCAGTAGATGACAAAGCAGACCAAACCCACCGCAAACACTCCCTCTCCAACACCGCCATCCGCGCCATGCTCGCCCTCGCCCGCAACACCCAAGGCATCTACACCTCCATCACCCAATACGACGCCGACCCCTACCTCCTCAACACCCCCAAAGGCACCATTGATCTCCACACCGGCCAACTCACCCCACCCAACCCCAACACCCTCTGCCTACGCTCCACCACCACCGCACCCAACCCCAACTGCCCCACACCCCGCTGGAACCAATTCCTCGACCAAATCTTCATGAACGACACCCACCTCATCACCTACATCCAACGCTTCTTCGGCCAAGCCATCATCGGCCAAACCAAAGAACAACTCCTCCCCTTCTTCTACGGAACCGGAGCCAACGGCAAAACCACCATGCTCAACGTCCTCCAAACCATCCTCGGCACCGGCCAAACCGGCTACTCCACCACCAGCCCCGCCGAAATCCTCACCGCCACCAACCGTCACCCCACCGAAATCGCCGCACTCTCAGGCGTCCGCCTCGCCGTCGTCTCCGAACTCGAAGAAGGACAACGCATCGCCGAAGCAAAAACCAAAGAACTCACCGGCGGCGACACCCTCACCGCCCGCTTCATGGGCAAAGACTTCTTCACCTTCACACCCACCCACACCATCGTCGCCCTGACCAACACCACCCTCGAAACCCCCGGCGGCGGTAGCCCGGCCCTATGGCGCCGCGTCCGCCTCATCCCCTTCCTCTACGTCGTCCCCAAACCAGAAAGAAACCCCAACCTCGAAAACGAACTACTCCAGGAGGCTCCCGGCATCCTGCAATGGGTCATCAACGGCACCCTCGACTACCTCACGCACGGCCTACCCGACCCGGCCGCCGTCACAAGGGCTACCGTCGACTACGAAGCCGACCAGAATACCGTCCGCCAATTCCTCACCGAAGTATGCACCCTGCACGAAACCAACAAGGACCTCTTCCAGGCCCCTGTCCCTAAGGTGCGGGCAGCCTACGAGCGGTGGTGTGAGCAGAACGGGTACACGCCGGTGGCCCCGATCGTGTTCGGCAGGCGCATGAAGCGGGAAGGTGTCGAAAACAAGGTCGGCCATAGGGCGCGTTTCTATGTTGGCTTGTCGCTGCCGGATGACTCCCTCCAGGAGGCCCTCGATGAGTAA